In Marivirga salinae, a single window of DNA contains:
- a CDS encoding SpoIIE family protein phosphatase, producing MHKVFFIFLVFFNLSCFGQSIKELKEDLKNAKSDSQRMSLYYELSSKYQFNDNKKAISYAEQLLDLAIKRKDTTNIVYGKAMIAYSFYNLGALDKALKINLEAYEIAKASKNEKLIDYIITHLALIYDEIGNYDKALEYYRYNIRYAKENNLPQDQMIGLLNIADMFVRMEEFDSAEYYAEKAVEFEDESEDYIRSIAYLNYGVALERNNNFDKALIYLLRGLEIQYTSDRDYAAISEAYLTISNIYVKKKQFNNALQFADSSINSAKKSESNYYLRKGYELRSSIHKTLGDNTQAYNDLKRFVETNDKIYSEETAEKFLELQELYESKQREAEINLLKQESKLTKESITQKNIVILGSLIILLLLALSLPVYISRNRLKQKALTLLNSQNKEIEERNFQLGEMTEELKSQKEEIETHRDQLSEAYSILEKRNKDVTDSINYAQKIQNSLLPDLKTIKKSIPESFIFYKARDIVSGDFYWFHQKKIDGKEIKFIASIDCTGHGVPGAFMSMIADALLSQVIIELDYNQPAEVLTEMDRRLRIMLKQDESYGNDGMEIGLCAIHDDKLVFSGAGHKLVYFENGDLNTIRDNRYSIGESFISHQKMEFKNHTISIDNSIMIYLFSDGIQDQFGGSKDKKLGIKRLRRNLEAIHKDAAHKQEKQIKEMVENWKGTAEQVDDMLLIGFRLT from the coding sequence GTGCATAAAGTATTTTTCATTTTTCTAGTCTTTTTTAATCTGAGCTGTTTTGGTCAGTCAATAAAAGAATTGAAAGAAGATTTAAAGAATGCGAAATCCGATTCTCAGCGGATGAGCTTATACTATGAGTTAAGCTCAAAATATCAATTCAATGATAATAAAAAAGCTATTTCCTATGCTGAACAATTACTGGATCTAGCTATAAAAAGAAAAGACACAACTAATATCGTATATGGAAAAGCAATGATTGCTTATTCATTCTATAATTTGGGGGCGCTCGACAAGGCCTTAAAAATAAATTTAGAAGCTTATGAAATTGCTAAAGCATCAAAAAATGAAAAGTTAATAGATTATATCATTACCCACCTTGCGCTTATTTATGATGAAATAGGTAATTATGATAAAGCATTGGAATATTATCGATACAATATTCGGTATGCAAAGGAAAACAACCTGCCTCAAGATCAGATGATTGGCTTATTAAACATAGCCGATATGTTTGTGCGCATGGAGGAATTTGATTCTGCTGAATATTATGCTGAGAAAGCAGTGGAATTTGAAGATGAAAGTGAGGATTATATTAGATCTATTGCCTATTTAAATTATGGCGTGGCTTTAGAAAGAAATAATAATTTTGACAAAGCCTTGATTTACCTTTTAAGAGGTTTGGAAATCCAATATACTTCTGATCGGGATTATGCTGCTATAAGTGAGGCATACCTCACTATTTCAAATATCTATGTAAAGAAAAAGCAATTTAATAATGCCTTACAATTTGCAGATTCCTCCATAAATAGTGCTAAAAAATCGGAATCTAACTATTATCTAAGGAAAGGATACGAACTCAGAAGTAGTATCCATAAAACTTTGGGAGATAACACACAAGCCTATAATGACTTGAAGAGATTTGTTGAGACAAACGACAAAATCTATAGTGAAGAAACAGCGGAGAAATTTCTTGAACTACAAGAATTGTATGAATCGAAGCAGAGAGAAGCTGAAATAAATTTACTCAAGCAGGAAAGTAAATTAACTAAAGAATCCATCACTCAAAAGAACATTGTAATTCTTGGCTCTTTAATTATTCTATTACTTCTGGCGTTGTCTTTACCTGTATATATCAGTAGAAACCGATTGAAGCAAAAAGCTTTAACGTTATTGAACTCTCAAAATAAAGAGATAGAAGAAAGAAATTTCCAGTTGGGCGAAATGACAGAAGAACTCAAAAGTCAAAAAGAAGAAATAGAAACACACAGAGACCAGCTTTCGGAAGCCTATAGCATATTAGAAAAAAGAAATAAGGATGTTACTGACAGCATCAACTATGCACAAAAGATTCAAAATTCACTTTTACCAGATTTAAAAACAATCAAGAAATCAATACCTGAGTCTTTCATATTTTATAAAGCCAGAGATATTGTAAGTGGCGATTTCTATTGGTTTCACCAGAAAAAAATTGATGGAAAAGAAATTAAATTTATTGCTTCTATCGATTGCACAGGGCATGGAGTTCCTGGTGCATTTATGAGCATGATCGCAGATGCCCTGTTATCTCAAGTAATTATTGAATTGGATTATAATCAACCGGCTGAAGTTTTGACTGAGATGGATAGGAGGTTGAGAATTATGTTAAAGCAAGATGAAAGCTATGGCAATGATGGAATGGAAATAGGACTCTGTGCCATCCATGATGACAAATTAGTGTTTTCAGGAGCTGGACACAAATTAGTTTATTTCGAAAATGGAGATTTAAATACTATAAGAGATAATCGGTATTCAATTGGAGAAAGCTTTATTAGCCATCAAAAAATGGAATTTAAAAACCATACTATCTCCATTGATAATTCAATAATGATTTACCTTTTTTCAGATGGAATTCAAGACCAATTTGGTGGCTCAAAAGATAAGAAACTGGGGATAAAGCGTTTAAGGAGAAATTTAGAGGCTATCCATAAAGATGCTGCTCATAAGCAAGAAAAGCAGATTAAAGAAATGGTTGAGAATTGGAAAGGAACTGCAGAACAAGTGGATGATATGCTTTTGATAGGTTTTAGATTGACTTAG
- a CDS encoding copper-translocating P-type ATPase, translating into MSSSHQHSQENHDHSKHEGHDHEDHDHHEHHAQMIEDFKKRFWISIILTIPIMVLAPMIQELLGYELRFQYDRYVQFALSTIVFFYCGFPFLKGLKDEIADRSPGMMTLIALAISVAYFYSSAVVFGLEGKIFFWELASLIAIMLLGHWIEMKSIMGASGAVEELARLLPSTALKLDKNGDTHEVKISELEAGDLVLVKPGEKIPADGIIEKGKSDINESMITGESKPVSKKEGDEVIGGSVNGSSSIQFKIKEDSEGSYLNKVVEMVKSAQETKSKTQNLANKAAAWLFYIALFSGFTTLGVWLWQGKEFDYALERMVTVMIIACPHALGLAMPLVVAISTSVSAKNGLLIRNRTAFENSRKITTIIFDKTGTLTKGNFVVNQIKSTSDEFKDDEILKIAASLEKESEHPIATGILTKHEEKELDFEEISDFENLTGEGIQAKINGKSIKIVSPGYLEENNIELPKDAKNEKAETIVYLLQDKDLIGYISLADEIRDESFEAVKKLKENGLKVIMATGDNEEVAKSVSKELGLDDYYAEVLPEDKQKIIEDLQNKGEIVAMTGDGVNDAPALAKADVGIAVGSGTDVAAETADIILVNSNPMDIVYLLEFGKSTYQKMMQNLFWAAGYNIVAIPMAAGALAFAGIILSPAVGAGLMSLSTIIVALNAQLLKRKMKN; encoded by the coding sequence ATGTCTTCAAGTCATCAACATTCTCAAGAAAACCATGATCACAGTAAACATGAAGGTCACGATCATGAAGACCATGATCATCACGAACATCATGCACAGATGATAGAAGATTTCAAAAAAAGGTTTTGGATTTCCATCATTCTCACTATTCCTATCATGGTTTTAGCACCTATGATCCAGGAATTGTTGGGATATGAATTGCGTTTCCAATACGATAGGTACGTGCAGTTTGCATTGTCCACAATTGTCTTTTTCTATTGCGGATTTCCTTTCCTAAAAGGATTAAAAGATGAAATTGCAGACCGATCACCAGGCATGATGACTTTAATTGCGCTGGCCATCAGTGTGGCGTATTTTTACAGCTCAGCAGTCGTTTTCGGATTGGAAGGGAAAATCTTCTTTTGGGAATTAGCTAGCTTAATTGCCATTATGCTATTGGGGCACTGGATTGAAATGAAATCAATAATGGGCGCTTCAGGTGCAGTAGAAGAATTGGCAAGACTACTTCCCTCCACTGCATTAAAACTAGATAAGAATGGAGATACACATGAAGTTAAAATCTCAGAATTGGAAGCAGGAGATTTAGTACTGGTAAAGCCCGGAGAGAAAATTCCTGCAGATGGTATTATTGAAAAAGGTAAAAGTGATATAAATGAATCCATGATTACGGGTGAATCAAAACCTGTAAGCAAGAAAGAAGGAGATGAAGTGATAGGCGGATCAGTTAACGGCTCTTCCTCTATCCAATTTAAAATAAAAGAAGATAGCGAAGGTTCCTACTTAAATAAAGTAGTGGAAATGGTGAAATCCGCTCAAGAGACTAAATCCAAAACCCAAAACTTGGCAAATAAAGCCGCTGCTTGGCTATTTTATATTGCACTTTTTTCTGGATTTACCACTTTAGGAGTGTGGCTTTGGCAAGGGAAGGAATTTGATTACGCATTGGAGAGAATGGTAACGGTTATGATTATTGCATGTCCTCATGCATTAGGATTGGCTATGCCTTTGGTTGTGGCGATTTCAACTTCTGTATCGGCTAAAAATGGTTTGCTTATTAGAAATAGAACAGCATTCGAAAATTCAAGAAAAATCACCACCATTATTTTTGATAAAACCGGTACGCTCACAAAAGGAAATTTTGTGGTAAATCAGATTAAAAGTACTTCAGATGAATTTAAAGATGATGAAATTCTTAAAATAGCCGCATCACTAGAAAAGGAATCTGAACATCCTATTGCGACAGGAATTTTGACAAAACATGAAGAAAAAGAATTGGATTTTGAAGAAATATCTGATTTTGAGAATTTAACTGGTGAAGGAATTCAAGCAAAAATCAATGGGAAATCAATTAAAATTGTAAGCCCAGGATATTTGGAAGAAAATAATATTGAATTACCGAAGGATGCAAAAAATGAAAAAGCTGAAACAATAGTTTATCTCCTCCAAGATAAAGATTTGATAGGATATATTTCATTGGCAGATGAAATAAGAGACGAGTCTTTTGAAGCTGTGAAAAAATTAAAAGAAAATGGCTTAAAAGTCATCATGGCTACTGGAGACAATGAAGAAGTGGCAAAGTCAGTAAGCAAAGAGTTAGGCTTGGATGATTATTATGCTGAAGTGCTTCCTGAAGACAAGCAAAAAATCATCGAGGATTTACAAAATAAAGGGGAAATAGTGGCGATGACAGGCGATGGAGTGAATGATGCACCTGCCCTAGCCAAAGCAGATGTAGGAATTGCAGTAGGATCAGGAACGGATGTGGCAGCTGAAACCGCTGACATTATTTTGGTCAATAGCAATCCTATGGACATAGTATATCTTCTGGAATTTGGAAAGTCTACCTATCAAAAAATGATGCAAAACTTATTCTGGGCAGCAGGTTATAACATTGTGGCTATTCCTATGGCAGCTGGCGCTTTAGCTTTTGCAGGAATCATTTTAAGCCCTGCAGTTGGTGCTGGATTAATGAGCTTAAGTACAATTATAGTGGCACTTAATGCTCAATTACTGAAAAGAAAGATGAAAAACTAA
- the proC gene encoding pyrroline-5-carboxylate reductase — protein sequence MKVLVIGAGNMGLAYAKALVKSEFLTNHNLMISDTSPEKTEELKKISRFDVFTNLSDCLPKADIIFIAVKPYHTDELFAELKPMMSPDQIVISIMAGVTIQSMKDGLGITKVVRAMPNLPAQVGKGLTSFTASDEVSRLELSTVENLLDTTGRSVRLDTENDVDASTGISGSGPAYVFYFMHSMMEAAKKMGFSLHDSKVLVGTTFEGAVELFNKSDLSPEGWMKRVASKGGTTRAALDSMEDNNIKQLIEDAAYAAFNRAVELGKES from the coding sequence ATGAAAGTACTTGTAATAGGAGCTGGAAATATGGGATTGGCTTATGCCAAAGCCCTTGTTAAATCTGAATTTCTGACAAATCACAACTTAATGATTTCAGATACCAGTCCTGAAAAAACAGAAGAACTAAAGAAAATTAGTCGTTTTGATGTTTTCACTAATCTCTCAGACTGCCTTCCAAAAGCAGATATTATATTCATTGCTGTAAAACCTTATCATACTGATGAGTTGTTTGCAGAACTTAAGCCGATGATGTCTCCAGATCAGATTGTAATTTCTATAATGGCCGGAGTTACCATTCAAAGCATGAAAGATGGTTTGGGAATAACTAAGGTGGTTAGAGCAATGCCTAACCTTCCTGCGCAGGTTGGAAAAGGTTTAACTTCTTTTACTGCTTCTGATGAAGTTTCAAGATTAGAACTTTCTACAGTGGAAAATTTATTGGATACCACAGGCCGTTCAGTTAGATTGGATACAGAAAATGATGTGGATGCATCTACTGGAATCTCAGGTAGTGGTCCAGCTTATGTATTCTATTTCATGCATTCTATGATGGAAGCAGCCAAGAAAATGGGTTTTTCACTTCATGATTCAAAAGTATTAGTTGGAACAACCTTCGAAGGAGCTGTGGAGTTATTTAATAAATCTGACCTTAGTCCTGAAGGTTGGATGAAAAGAGTGGCCTCAAAAGGAGGGACAACTCGTGCTGCTTTAGATTCAATGGAAGATAATAATATCAAACAATTGATAGAAGATGCAGCCTATGCAGCATTCAATAGAGCAGTAGAACTAGGGAAGGAATCTTAA
- the proB gene encoding glutamate 5-kinase, translated as MKTHSKRVVVKIGTNVMTNKDNRIVVPILKRIVDQVARLYEEDIMTVIISSGSVIAGKEVLDDNKIDNIDNAAQRRQVYSAVGQPRMMRHYYSIFHDYGMRCAQVLATKRDFDFGRHRDNMINCYEGLLNQGIIPIANEDDAVSLSMSMFSDNDELASLVAELIKADTLILLTDTDGIFDGHPDHDDSNVIRSVSTDQEVEQFIQESDKKEGEGRGGMESKINVAKGAASKDIVTYIANGKREDVILDIVHGKDVGTRIYKEEED; from the coding sequence GTGAAAACACATAGCAAAAGGGTAGTAGTAAAGATTGGAACTAATGTGATGACCAATAAGGACAATCGCATTGTGGTTCCTATTTTGAAAAGGATAGTAGATCAAGTAGCACGTCTTTATGAAGAAGATATAATGACTGTTATCATTTCTTCTGGTTCTGTAATTGCAGGGAAAGAAGTGTTGGATGATAATAAAATTGATAATATTGATAATGCTGCTCAACGTAGACAAGTTTATTCTGCAGTAGGACAACCAAGAATGATGCGTCATTATTATAGCATATTCCATGATTATGGAATGAGATGTGCGCAAGTATTAGCTACGAAAAGAGACTTTGACTTCGGTAGGCATAGGGATAATATGATAAACTGTTATGAAGGTTTATTAAATCAAGGAATTATTCCTATTGCAAATGAAGATGATGCAGTATCTCTTTCTATGTCCATGTTTTCTGATAATGATGAGTTGGCAAGTTTAGTGGCTGAATTAATTAAAGCAGATACACTAATTTTGTTGACTGATACAGATGGAATTTTTGATGGCCACCCCGATCATGATGATTCTAATGTGATTAGAAGCGTAAGTACTGATCAGGAAGTGGAACAATTTATTCAGGAATCCGATAAAAAAGAAGGAGAAGGTCGTGGAGGAATGGAATCCAAGATCAATGTAGCCAAAGGTGCAGCATCAAAAGATATCGTTACCTATATTGCTAATGGTAAACGTGAAGATGTTATTTTAGACATTGTTCATGGTAAAGATGTTGGTACAAGGATTTACAAAGAGGAAGAAGATTAA
- a CDS encoding glutamate-5-semialdehyde dehydrogenase, with amino-acid sequence MKLLNTELKNAVLQSMIDNLDKNRDAIIAANKKDLDAFDRDDQALYDRLVVDSTKVDDMIRAVREVKDQDDPVGTVISEDTLENGLSITNKAAPFGTIMIIYESRPDVTIEAAVLAFKANNKILLKGGKEAHHSNEELVKCWHQSLKENGLEDDWIQYLKMDRPTTQEFLRNPDQPLDLIVPRGGERLIDFVKQHAKCAVLVSGRGNNFAYVAPDADMEKVIPVLVNAKTDKISGCNALDKILVDENHPQFEDTLKTIEKALSEKGVQIVASDKVIGHLETTDKIDSEDVWYEEFLAMKAAISSVKGLDDAIEFINKYSGGHSNIILTETQDDAMKFMEQIDSAAVYHNASTRFTDGGQMGVGAELAISTDKLHHRGPLGLKQLVTNKYYVLGNGQIRK; translated from the coding sequence ATGAAGCTTTTAAATACAGAACTTAAAAATGCAGTTTTACAATCGATGATAGATAATCTTGATAAGAATCGAGATGCTATTATTGCTGCAAATAAAAAAGATTTAGATGCATTTGACAGAGATGATCAAGCACTTTATGATCGCTTAGTTGTGGATTCGACTAAAGTTGATGATATGATTAGAGCGGTTCGTGAGGTGAAAGATCAAGATGATCCGGTTGGAACTGTGATCAGTGAAGATACGCTTGAAAATGGATTGAGCATCACGAATAAAGCAGCTCCATTTGGGACTATCATGATCATTTATGAGTCTCGTCCAGATGTAACTATTGAAGCTGCTGTTTTAGCATTCAAAGCCAACAATAAAATTTTACTGAAAGGCGGGAAAGAAGCCCATCACAGTAATGAGGAGTTGGTGAAATGCTGGCACCAATCGTTGAAAGAAAATGGGTTGGAAGATGATTGGATTCAGTATCTTAAAATGGATAGACCAACCACTCAGGAATTCTTAAGAAATCCTGATCAGCCATTAGATTTGATTGTTCCAAGAGGAGGCGAAAGATTAATTGATTTCGTTAAGCAGCATGCAAAATGTGCAGTTTTAGTAAGTGGTAGAGGTAATAACTTTGCATATGTGGCACCCGATGCTGATATGGAAAAAGTTATACCAGTGCTTGTAAATGCTAAAACGGATAAAATTTCAGGCTGTAACGCTCTAGATAAAATATTGGTAGATGAAAATCATCCTCAATTTGAAGATACACTCAAAACAATTGAAAAAGCATTGAGTGAGAAAGGTGTTCAAATTGTGGCTAGTGATAAAGTAATTGGTCATTTAGAAACCACTGATAAAATTGATAGCGAAGATGTTTGGTATGAGGAGTTCTTAGCCATGAAAGCAGCTATTTCTTCAGTAAAGGGATTAGATGATGCTATTGAGTTTATCAATAAATATTCCGGAGGTCATTCTAATATCATTTTAACGGAAACTCAAGATGATGCCATGAAATTCATGGAGCAAATTGACAGTGCAGCTGTTTATCACAATGCTTCCACTCGCTTCACTGATGGTGGACAAATGGGAGTAGGAGCAGAGTTGGCAATTAGTACTGATAAGTTGCACCACAGAGGTCCTTTAGGTTTAAAGCAATTGGTTACGAATAAATATTATGTCCTAGGTAATGGACAAATAAGAAAATAA
- a CDS encoding LVIVD repeat-containing protein — protein MKITKLSFISILAVLAAIIILPSCGSDSEFDSSGEGRGGSMARFTFLKGYLYIVDETSLKTFDISNPENPSLLGTEEVGAGVETIFPYENYLFLGTQWGMKIYSVENGPTPNFLSDFEHSFSCDPVVVSNSIAYVTLRSGTTCQTGEDRMEVLDVSDLRNPRLLTTIDMQNPHGLSVSDTVLFVCEGDFGFKVFNIKDRANPELISHYDSIPSYDVITNYGRKELIITGKDGIFQYDYSNPYELKKLSQILSFQENE, from the coding sequence ATGAAAATCACTAAACTATCATTTATATCCATATTAGCTGTTTTAGCAGCTATAATTATACTTCCTTCATGCGGTTCAGATTCAGAATTTGATTCAAGCGGAGAAGGAAGAGGTGGCTCAATGGCCAGGTTTACTTTTTTAAAAGGCTATTTATACATAGTTGATGAAACAAGTCTGAAAACCTTTGATATCAGCAATCCTGAGAATCCAAGTTTACTAGGAACTGAGGAAGTAGGTGCTGGAGTTGAAACTATTTTCCCTTATGAGAATTATTTATTTCTAGGTACTCAATGGGGTATGAAAATATATTCAGTAGAAAATGGCCCCACTCCGAATTTTTTGTCAGATTTTGAGCATTCGTTCTCGTGTGATCCAGTTGTAGTTTCCAATAGCATTGCCTATGTAACCTTAAGAAGCGGAACTACTTGTCAAACTGGTGAAGACAGAATGGAAGTGTTGGATGTTTCAGATTTAAGAAATCCCCGGTTATTAACGACCATTGATATGCAAAATCCTCATGGTTTATCTGTGAGCGATACTGTGCTTTTTGTATGTGAAGGAGATTTCGGTTTTAAAGTCTTTAATATTAAAGATAGGGCAAATCCTGAACTGATTTCTCATTATGATAGCATTCCAAGTTACGATGTAATCACAAATTACGGCAGAAAAGAATTGATTATAACAGGAAAAGATGGGATCTTTCAATATGATTATAGCAACCCATACGAGTTGAAAAAACTAAGTCAAATATTGAGCTTCCAAGAAAATGAATAG
- a CDS encoding tetratricopeptide repeat protein: MKYILLTLLFCGFIHSFDSLAQRKGNIKDSTEVIRLNNLFKIKYASEPTESFKYATSALEISRRINFLLGEATANNNLGVYHKQKGDYDQALRYFKESLNLYDSLKQKSGAAKALSNIGNIYSINQDFERALDYYTDAKIIFEQLNDSSRLLRILNNIGNIYLDNGQEKEAIDYYRRVLNIYQNSDDKSNLFDPFSNIGKIYFDQQEYDSALYYFNKSLKKEEAADNKFGIAGSLVKISRLHNARGNHIAARDAALDAVEIAQKINAKPILLDAYSTLAEVYLHLNDLENSYVYMNQYHIMNDSLFNEKSRRAIAELEKSIELEQKEKEIALLRKESEIKDLKYQNSRLYIYGSIAFSILLLALVITALLKIKQNRKAKSLLEYQNYEIRKSKRAIEIQKMKLESWNRNITDSIEYAKSIQEGIMNKNNFKENLSASFVYYKPKDIVSGDFYWYSRQEGCDILALIDCTGHGVAGAFMTVIANATMNQIVNEEKEIEPHKILTKLDIKVMEILKQKEVTTTNHSMDVALCKIDYVNKSVTFSGAKRPLYVVENNTLKEFKGNNFTVGEYFNTPDKKFTFQEIDIEENQTFYLSSDGFADQFGFNTQKKYLRKRFKTLLEGISNKSMPEQCKSLELEMKRWQGEMEQTDDMLVIGFRV, from the coding sequence ATGAAGTACATATTATTAACACTATTATTTTGCGGGTTCATTCATTCTTTTGACTCACTGGCTCAAAGAAAAGGAAATATTAAAGACAGCACTGAAGTCATAAGATTAAATAATTTATTTAAAATAAAATATGCCAGTGAACCTACCGAAAGTTTTAAATATGCTACTTCAGCATTAGAGATTTCGAGAAGAATAAATTTCTTACTTGGGGAAGCTACAGCCAATAATAATTTAGGAGTTTATCATAAGCAAAAAGGAGATTATGATCAAGCCTTAAGATATTTCAAGGAGTCGCTCAATCTCTATGATTCTTTAAAGCAAAAATCAGGAGCTGCAAAAGCCTTAAGCAATATAGGGAATATCTATTCGATAAATCAGGATTTTGAAAGAGCATTAGATTATTATACGGATGCAAAAATCATTTTTGAGCAGCTCAATGACTCTTCCAGGTTATTGCGGATACTTAATAATATTGGGAATATCTATTTAGATAATGGACAGGAAAAGGAGGCAATTGATTATTATAGAAGGGTTCTGAATATTTATCAGAATAGTGATGATAAAAGCAATTTATTTGATCCATTTAGCAATATTGGTAAAATATATTTTGATCAACAAGAATATGATAGTGCGCTTTATTATTTTAACAAATCCTTGAAAAAGGAAGAAGCTGCTGATAATAAATTTGGTATAGCAGGCTCTTTGGTTAAAATTTCACGTCTTCATAATGCAAGAGGCAATCATATTGCAGCTAGAGATGCCGCATTAGATGCGGTAGAAATAGCGCAAAAAATTAATGCAAAACCTATTTTACTGGATGCTTATAGTACACTCGCAGAAGTTTATTTACATCTCAATGATCTGGAAAATTCATACGTTTATATGAATCAATACCATATCATGAATGATAGCCTTTTTAATGAAAAATCGCGGAGGGCTATTGCAGAACTCGAAAAAAGTATTGAATTAGAGCAAAAGGAGAAGGAAATAGCATTATTAAGGAAGGAATCTGAAATAAAGGATCTAAAATATCAAAACAGCCGACTCTACATTTACGGATCAATTGCATTTTCTATATTATTACTTGCCTTAGTCATAACAGCCTTATTAAAAATCAAACAAAACAGAAAAGCCAAATCATTATTGGAATACCAGAATTATGAAATTAGGAAAAGCAAAAGGGCTATAGAAATACAAAAAATGAAGCTGGAAAGCTGGAATCGAAATATTACAGATTCCATTGAATATGCCAAAAGTATTCAGGAGGGGATTATGAATAAGAATAATTTTAAAGAGAATCTTTCTGCCTCATTTGTTTATTATAAACCTAAAGATATTGTTAGTGGTGATTTCTATTGGTATTCTCGACAAGAAGGATGTGATATTTTGGCTTTAATTGATTGCACCGGACATGGAGTGGCAGGAGCTTTTATGACGGTTATTGCTAATGCCACCATGAACCAAATCGTAAATGAAGAAAAAGAAATAGAGCCTCATAAAATCCTAACTAAGTTGGATATTAAAGTGATGGAAATCTTGAAGCAAAAAGAGGTGACTACAACTAATCACAGTATGGATGTAGCTTTATGTAAAATTGATTATGTAAATAAATCAGTTACTTTTTCAGGTGCTAAAAGACCACTTTATGTTGTAGAGAATAATACGTTAAAAGAATTCAAAGGGAATAATTTTACAGTCGGGGAGTATTTCAATACACCAGACAAGAAATTCACTTTTCAAGAGATTGATATTGAAGAAAACCAAACATTTTATTTGAGTTCAGATGGTTTTGCTGATCAATTTGGGTTCAATACTCAGAAAAAATACCTCCGAAAAAGGTTCAAAACATTATTAGAAGGCATCTCAAATAAAAGCATGCCCGAACAATGCAAAAGCTTAGAGTTGGAGATGAAAAGATGGCAAGGTGAAATGGAACAAACCGATGATATGTTGGTGATAGGGTTTAGGGTTTGA